One segment of Sulfobacillus thermosulfidooxidans DSM 9293 DNA contains the following:
- a CDS encoding transposase domain-containing protein: MSLIQTAKENGLEPRAYLQYLFEQLPQRDLSNAASWADCLPWSPTLPAHVRTPANPATP; the protein is encoded by the coding sequence TTGAGTCTCATTCAAACCGCCAAAGAAAACGGCTTGGAACCGCGTGCTTATCTCCAATATCTCTTCGAACAATTGCCGCAACGCGACCTCTCGAACGCCGCCAGCTGGGCCGACTGCCTGCCCTGGTCGCCGACGCTCCCGGCCCACGTCAGAACTCCTGCCAATCCGGCAACCCCTTAA
- a CDS encoding site-specific integrase: MAKPTDFAYRVSQYLATYLPGVRGLSGNTILSYRDMFKLLIEFFDTQCATPPDKIRLQDLTRPTIEQFLDWLETHRHCSVSTRNVRLAALYAFAQYLQREQPEFMMQAQQLRAIPLKKTTSGRMEYLTVEQMKFLLSLPNLAALRGRRDAVLLSLLYDTGARVQELCDVVAGDIKSGTVSTIRLTGKGQKSRIVPLMPPMARLLEQYRQERGLTHPKSDAYPLFQNRAGSKLSREGVSYIVAKYVQEAARVSPGTLPETVSPHCFRHSKAMHLLQAGVNLVYIRDLLGHVDLKTTEIYARVDSEMKRKVLESHSVGVVSETLPPWQANTELLTWLKGLGS; the protein is encoded by the coding sequence ATGGCCAAACCGACTGATTTTGCCTACCGCGTGTCGCAGTACTTGGCCACGTACCTCCCAGGAGTGCGAGGGTTGAGCGGAAATACGATACTGTCCTACCGGGATATGTTTAAATTGCTCATCGAGTTTTTTGACACCCAGTGTGCGACGCCCCCAGACAAAATCCGCTTACAGGATTTAACTCGCCCGACGATCGAGCAGTTCCTGGATTGGCTCGAAACGCACCGTCACTGCAGCGTCTCGACGCGAAATGTCCGCTTGGCAGCCCTGTACGCCTTTGCGCAGTATCTCCAACGAGAGCAGCCGGAGTTCATGATGCAGGCCCAGCAATTGCGGGCGATTCCGCTCAAAAAAACGACCTCCGGGCGGATGGAGTATTTAACCGTCGAACAGATGAAGTTTCTCCTGAGTCTTCCCAATTTGGCCGCCCTGCGTGGGCGGCGAGACGCCGTGTTATTGAGCCTTCTGTATGATACAGGCGCCCGGGTCCAGGAACTCTGCGACGTCGTCGCAGGGGATATCAAATCGGGGACCGTATCGACAATTCGGCTCACCGGTAAGGGGCAGAAAAGTCGCATTGTGCCGTTGATGCCACCCATGGCTCGTCTTCTGGAGCAATATCGGCAAGAACGCGGGTTGACCCATCCCAAATCTGATGCGTATCCCCTGTTTCAAAACCGTGCGGGAAGCAAGCTGTCCCGCGAAGGCGTATCCTATATCGTGGCTAAGTATGTTCAAGAAGCGGCCCGCGTTTCGCCAGGCACTCTTCCTGAAACGGTGTCGCCCCATTGTTTTCGCCATTCGAAGGCCATGCATTTGCTCCAGGCCGGAGTTAATCTCGTGTATATCCGGGATCTCCTCGGCCATGTCGACCTCAAGACAACCGAAATTTACGCTCGAGTCGACAGTGAAATGAAGCGAAAGGTCTTGGAAAGCCATAGCGTCGGTGTCGTCTCTGAAACGTTGCCCCCATGGCAGGCGAACACCGAGTTACTCACGTGGCTGAAAGGACTCGGGTCCTAG
- a CDS encoding tyrosine-type recombinase/integrase — MGHSQEMTSFFHACDTMAAYPGTDKHLMLPILFRLLYGSGLRVTEACQLRFSDVDFVRDTLLIRESKGGNDRLVPVSPSLRDGLQRWRAHLQTRHPVPMWFFETRNGQPPSRHWIYRQFRQCLQRAGIPHAGRGAGPRVHDMRHSFCVRTLKHLVDEGLDVYTALPILAAYVGHASPAATEGYVRLTADLYPEIITAVVQVTGATIPEVTDGQTD, encoded by the coding sequence ATGGGGCATTCTCAGGAAATGACCAGCTTCTTTCACGCGTGTGATACAATGGCGGCCTATCCGGGGACCGACAAGCATCTCATGCTTCCCATTCTGTTCCGGCTGTTATATGGATCGGGATTGCGCGTGACCGAAGCCTGTCAGCTTCGGTTCTCCGATGTGGATTTTGTGCGGGATACCCTCCTGATCCGTGAGAGCAAAGGGGGGAATGACCGACTGGTCCCGGTCTCTCCGTCCCTCCGGGACGGCCTACAACGATGGCGAGCGCATCTCCAAACACGCCACCCCGTCCCGATGTGGTTTTTTGAAACGAGGAATGGGCAGCCACCAAGCCGTCATTGGATTTATCGCCAGTTCCGGCAGTGCTTGCAGCGTGCGGGCATACCGCATGCAGGGCGGGGGGCGGGACCGCGCGTTCACGACATGAGACACTCGTTTTGTGTACGGACCCTGAAGCATCTCGTGGACGAAGGGCTCGATGTGTATACGGCACTTCCGATCTTAGCCGCTTATGTCGGCCATGCCTCACCAGCGGCCACGGAGGGGTATGTACGGCTAACAGCCGACTTGTATCCTGAAATTATCACGGCGGTCGTTCAAGTGACCGGGGCAACGATTCCGGAGGTGACTGATGGCCAAACCGACTGA